TCCAGAAATACGGGCCAGGGGATGGGAACAGAAATAAAGGTTTATTAGAACTTACAGCCAGTAAACTGTCCGTCGTTAGGGGAGAAAACGCCCACCTGTTACAAGCCCCAAGAATTTAATGCAAGCAAAACTAACTCGTGAAGTTTCAAACAAGTAAATAGCAGAGAAAATCTTGATGATGCATAGTTAGGATATTCAAAGACATACCCTGTACCTTCACCACTCCCTTCATTAGCGAATGGATTGAAATTCTTTACCGTGTCCTGATTAATTTGAAAAAAACGTTATAGCATTGTACCAAGAACTTTTGAACAAAAGGCTTGAAATCTTGTTGGGTGGGTGATCTTACTCTAAGCCCCCCGGTGCAATGAACAACAGGAACTGTGCCATACTTCATGGCATATAACTGGTTCAGACCACACGGTTCAAACCTTGAAGGCATAACCAGAATGTCGCAGctgcaaaaacttgtgttagtAGATGTTATCTTGATTATAAAAAGTAACGGGGATTTGAAATCTTTTATTACCCTGCTGTTATCTTATGAGAAATAGGAACATCAAATCCAACCCAAGCCCGAAATTTCTCTCTATAAATGGATTCTGAGTGTCTCATCCAGTCCTCGTATTGTTTCTCTCCAGATCCAAGCATTACCTGAAGCATGGTAAATCATCTACACGCATAAAGATTTGGTAAGAAGTACTCTTAAGGGTGTGGATGTACCAAATGTCATATTTTCCAAGATAAGACACCATGTCACATTGCCCAAATCCGAACTACATGGCATGAATTCATCTATAATTTGATGCAACACAGGATGACTTACAAATTGGACATCATCTTGCATTAGATCTGGAATCACTGAGAGAATAATGTCCACACCTTTCTGGTAATCGAGTCTCCCAATAAAGCCAATCTGTAAAATATAAAACTTCTATACCATTCTAGCAAAAAACATAATCCCATCATTATATAGCAAAACATAACAACATGGTCGGACCAGAGGACAATCAGGTCGAATTGGAAGGTCAAGCTCCTTCTGTAGTGCCATCTTGCATTGTACCTGCAACCATGAACATGTAGACTTTGATGAAAAGAACAAGCAACAACTGCAGCATTTGGACACATGATAGATGGTAAATAAACCCAACAGATTTTTCCGAATTcctcaataattttaaaatagatGGCTTATTCAATAGAAAACGGACACTTGCAAGCTTTCATTCTCTTTGCAATGGCGTTTATGTATGTAAAACGACATACGATGGGTTCGTTCTTAGGCGTAAGATTGTACATTTTCAATGAAGGTACCATATAACCCACATGATCCAATAGTAATCAATGAACCAAGTGATACCATAGAACTAGAAGTCAATTTATCTACCTTTCCAGAAAGGTCATGAACAGAGTAATGAGAATGAATATGGATATCGGAAGATGGGTTCCATTCATTGAGGTCAATCCCATTAGTGATACCTGCACAACATATTCTTTTTAGAGTCAAAACAAATTACAACGCAGATGACCGCTAATTGTGCCTTGGATGTTCTGTGCTCAACACTAATGCATTAACAGCAACAGGATGCAGAAATTATGTACGGATATCAAAATAAGATTGTACCTGTCAGAACCCATTTTCGACCGCTTAATAGCTCATGCAACCCATATCCACCTTCAGGAGTCGTTACTTCCCAAGAATACCCCTGATACcagaaagaaaaaatataacaaACAAGAACTCTGATGACTTGCACAAAATGTAAAGGAATAAAAGTTGAAGCTATATTGTGCATATTTTCAATGATCGGTATCTCAACTTTCATTCTCATCAACTTGAAACGACAGTGAAATCTAGGAACTCTCGATGCTTCTTAGGAAAAGAAATGTTCAAAAATTGAACGGTAATACCTCGCTAACAGTCACAATCCTGTCGGCAGTGACTAATGCAGCTTTTAAAACATTGACCGCTTCACCGGGATCAAGAGCATGTGTCCTAGCCCAATTCGGAAATATCCATTCCAATGCCTTGTACCATCCAGGCGGTAATCCAAAATTATGATACGTGGATGCAGGTTCTACTCCCTTCGAGGAAAAAATAAAAGCACACAACATACACcattacaatattttttaaaattaataacatCAACATAACACCATTAGTGccatattgtttttattgaaatAATGCTTCCAACACAATTACACCTTACTACTACTATTCTTTCAACGTGTAAACTTAAGTCCACAAAGCACTAAGTGTAACAATGAGGAACTCCGAGATGTATTATCCATAAAGATCCACTTGCCTCCACAGCATCCAAAGTAGTAATTTTCTAAATCAGACCACAATTAATGCATGATTCATACGAGGGCAAAAAAACATTTCTTCGGCAAGATCCATAATACTAGGTTTAAGCATTTGTTAATTTATATGATTGGTTTTTTGCTTACAGACTTTTTTCGTATCTAAGTCTTTGAGAGGAATTGGCACGCGATCACAAACCCTTCTCATCTCATGTATTCGTCTAGTTTTGCTTAAACACTGGTAAGGCCTGTGCCTAACCACCACCATAATGTTGAAAGAATATAAAAAACGAATAGCCACCTCAAAAAACTTTTAGAAATCACAGAAATGATTTCCTATGCTGGGCCACATAACACAAATTTATAGTTACAAATCCACTACTTGCAACAACAAAAGAATATCACAAAGATAATCCAACTCTAGATGCAAAAGACCAAAACATTAGAGAGTGACAGAACAAAGCATTCAGGACCATCCAAGTCCCTTTTTAGGATTTGAGCACTGCATATCAATCCCACATATTTCTTAAGACAACTACCCCCCATAATTCAGAAAAGAAAAAAGTATTTACCTGATGAGCAATGTTGTGTATTACAATTATACTTCGAGCGTCCTTGTATACTCCATATGGACGATACTTGGCGGCTAAAAGTCTGAAAGTAGGAAGCAGATATATTTCAATACTAACATCAAGTTTTATTGACTTGGCAAAATGAAAGGACACCATTAAGTTAGATGGTTTGAAAAAAACTCTGGCTAAAATCATGTTTTCTATCACAATTTGCTACTTCCAAATCCATAAAGATTGTCTCAAGGAAAAGAACCAATATGTTAGTGACATACACTGGAACTAGGCCAGCATGCCAGTCATTTGCAATAAAAAGGCAATTTTCTCCATACGTAAACCCTCCCAGTGGAAGCACTAAGGGAGCTTCACAGGCCGCGTAACAAAGCAGAGTGAATCGAAACTGCTCAACAACAACGGTTAGAAAACACTGACATTGTCTACACCTGAAAATTCCTTTATTCATCAAGAAAATAGGCGAAGAACGTACCTGATTATCACCAAAAGCACCATAAATATCACCATATGGAGTTCCAGGTCGGCGGAAAGAAGCATGGTCAACAAAGACCTACCAGCATAAAATCACTCAAGATAAACACAAATATTCTTTCTactcttcttttttctttttaaatttcttaaagGGGTGGTAGAGCTAGTTAATAAGAGGGGAGAGATAACTTTAAAAAGTGATGTAAATCCGTAATATTAATGACTCATACCCAATCAACACCTGCTCTGTATTCGTGGAAGAACCCAACCTCCTGGATACCACCAAAGCAGTAGAATTTGGACCGCTTCTCTGTATCAACAGCATTGGAAAACTTTTTATCTGATGGACTTCCATTCAAATATCTTGGCATGACAACCATTACACGGTGTCCACGAGCAGCTAATGCTATAGGTAAAGCGCCACAAACATCTCCCAAGCCTCCTGTCTTCAAATATGGTGATGCTTCAGAAGTTATAAAAACAAGAACACGGGTTACCCTTGTTGATTTTTTCTCCTGAGTCTTGGTGTCTTCAGACAGATCGACTTCTACACTAGATATGGCATCTAGATTTTCCAGGACATTGTCATTAATGGTTGCTGAAGGTGGATGAACTTGTTAGAAATTAAATTGTGTGGTAGTCAGGAGAagactttcaaaaatttgacttGATTGCAAGAAATGAATATTTT
This genomic interval from Primulina eburnea isolate SZY01 chromosome 16, ASM2296580v1, whole genome shotgun sequence contains the following:
- the LOC140816633 gene encoding soluble starch synthase 1, chloroplastic/amyloplastic, which encodes METLQIPSRVLHLCRATTELSGFKTCGLDGRVGFLGSRQNSRKTQSFCVGRKSFRRNDNGGVLVCRSGSNAHDKRQEDGLASSTERDISGSAVGFQLVPHSATINDNVLENLDAISSVEVDLSEDTKTQEKKSTRVTRVLVFITSEASPYLKTGGLGDVCGALPIALAARGHRVMVVMPRYLNGSPSDKKFSNAVDTEKRSKFYCFGGIQEVGFFHEYRAGVDWVFVDHASFRRPGTPYGDIYGAFGDNQFRFTLLCYAACEAPLVLPLGGFTYGENCLFIANDWHAGLVPVLLAAKYRPYGVYKDARSIIVIHNIAHQGVEPASTYHNFGLPPGWYKALEWIFPNWARTHALDPGEAVNVLKAALVTADRIVTVSEGYSWEVTTPEGGYGLHELLSGRKWVLTGITNGIDLNEWNPSSDIHIHSHYSVHDLSGKVQCKMALQKELDLPIRPDCPLIGFIGRLDYQKGVDIILSVIPDLMQDDVQFVMLGSGEKQYEDWMRHSESIYREKFRAWVGFDVPISHKITAGCDILVMPSRFEPCGLNQLYAMKYGTVPVVHCTGGLRDTVKNFNPFANEGSGEGTGWAFSPLTTDSLLATLRTAIGTYKNHRSSWEGLMKRGMERDSSWDKAATQYEEVFEWAFVDPPYSG